TCCAGAATTGGCAGTAAAGTTGAAAAACACTCCAGCCATTCCACGTTTTGCCCTGATGCTGGCATTTCCTGAACATTTGTCTTCTGTAAGTCTTACGTTATTGTATTTTGCTGTTACGTGTTTGAATCACCGTCATTGTTGTGTATCTTTTATGTCAGATCTTAGACTGCTAATCGATTATATGAACTTTTTTCGTTTTAAAAGCCTGCAATTGAGTTTGTTTGTAATTTTTATGGTCCAGATACCCGTAAAAGGCTTCTCATTCAAGAATTCTGAAGTTTTGAGCTGGGCATATTGTGATAGTAGCAAGCCAGGGCGATCTGCGAGTAGGCATGTATATCCAGTATACCCAATTATCCCATCCTTTATCTCATATTATTCCTAATTTGACTGATGTTGTGTACAGTGAGTGCTGGGTACTGCATTCAACAGAAGAGTATGCAAGGACTATAATCAGCCAAACCGGACTTCAGAAGCCTTCGAATTTATTGCTGACTGAAGTTGCTGAAAAAATGCTCAATGAATTTCTAAGAATAGATAGTCAGATCCCAAAGCCTTTCTTCACAAGAGCTCATAGATGGTCAGTATAACAAAATCCATACTTCAATTACATCCAATTTAGAAAAAATTCTTAGAAGTGTGCGTAAGTAGCATCCGAAACTTTCgtattcttctttgtttttctgtGAGTTTGTATCGATCCTACCTTCTCACAAAGGCATATATCATCATCGAAATGTTCAAAGCATATATTCGCTATATGATTTGTTCTCTTGTCTAATTCTGAGAAATGCATTGTAACATTCAattcttactttttttttctttcaattaggGGTGGTGCCTTTCCAGCTACAGCTGTTGCAGAAGATGAAAAGTGCCTTTGGGACGCAAGCAAGAAGTTAGCCATCTGTGGTGATTTTTGCGTAAGTCCAAATGTTCAGGGTGCAGTAGTTAGTGGGGTTGCAGCTGCCGTGAAGTTCACTTTGATGAGCAGGGTCTAACAATGTCCTGATACCAACATTTTTTCTCATAAAACGGGTGAAATATTTACGCATTCACTCGAGCTTGTTGTATGTACTGGAGACATGAAAGAAAGGTATTCGAACAGAAAAGCTTGTGTTGTTGATTGCTCTTTCGGAACTATTGTGATTCTTCAACCTTATAAATATGTAAATAAGTGACAGTATTTCAGTCACTGAAAACCATACCCGTACACAAGGATTGTAGAGAAAAAAAACTTGATATTCAAACACAATTTGACTGTAATTAGCTCGCCTGAACTGGCCAGTTCCGCTAAGCAAGGGAATTCTTGTGACAAATTACTATCAATCGGATACAAAATATTGACAGATGATATAATACACCTCAAATCTAGACAATTTAGTGAAAGAATGTTTCCTTCCATTCCTCACTGATACTAAATTACATTTGAGAACTCTTAAAAATGTCTACAGCTCAGTAAAATAGCTCAAATAAAGCGCGCTATTAAACAACAAATAATCCTGGAATTACACCGTAGTATATTTCTTGTATAAACAAACATGTGGCTCAGCTCTAACTCCGACTCAAAATCTCAGAAGTAGGCGAGCACAACACTGGAGAGGATAAAAATTGAGATCCAAATTTACCACGAAAAATCGGTTGAAACAGTAGCAGAAGAACTTCTCGGTGAGACATGTTTGAACATAACAGTTGCAAAAATGCTCGATTTTCTTCTTTCGTGTTCTTTGACTAGAAGTCCAGCAAATTCATCTAGTTTCTCCAAGTTTGTTGTCGCCACCAGTTTCTTCCCGCGGAAAAGTACTGATTCTACATTCTTCTGTTTAAGCATTGCCTCTGAAACTTCCAGTAATTTTCTCCCGTCCATTGACACTGTATTGGGGTTCTTCCTGACCGGGGCTCTTTGGGGACTAGTCATTCCGGTATTTCCTTGAATTCGGACGTAATTCTCTGTTCTGTATTCTCCGAATGCCATCGAAACAGCTTGATCAACCTATAACATAAGCCGAAGAACAGATTTAGAACATTTTCACAATGAAGAACAGATAGTTgaagggtaattttgtcattTCAGAATAACCGTCTTTAATTTAAAACTGTCAGGTGAAGAACCGATAATTACCGTGTCGGAAGCTCCTTCTCCGGCAATTTTGAGAAACCCGGCAGACGAAATTGTAAGATTCCGGTCACCGGCATCAGACTCGCCGTTTCCTAAAGAAACGACCAATAAATCCTCAACACTGTCACAATATGGAAACTCCTGTTTATTGTTCAGTACATGTGTAATAGCAGCAGCAGTTGGATTATTCATCGCTAAACCACCGTCGACGGCTAATATCTTAGTTTTCTTATCAACTGATTTCATCTCAAAACCGCCATTAACCGTTAAATCTGAGGAAGTAGCCACACAAATTTCCCTCATCTTGAAATCATAATTGTCGTTTTCTAAACCGTCGGCTCTTGAAAACAAAAACGTTGCTCTTGTTTTCAGATCAAAACAAGGAATCAAAACTGGTTTCAATGTGTCTTTCAAAGTACATTCACCGAAAATCTGTCTGAAAATTTTCTCCATCTTCGCCGATGACCGAAACATCTTTCCGAACATCCCACTGGAAGTACTGCCAGTGTTATTGAAACGCTTACGGTTTTTCACGAGAAACTGCAACGCTTCAGTGGCCTTTAGCAACGGTCTTCCATCTTTGCCACGGGTGAACAACAAAGCGATGAGAATTCCACCGATCCCCGAACCCGAAGCAACATCAAAGTAATCAGCAACACGAGCATCTGAATTCTTTGTTATGCTCATGAGTTTGGATTCTAAGTGACATAGTGATTTTGCAGCGAGGATTCCATCTGTTGAACCGACACCGTCAATTGAGAGTACACGAACTTTGCCCACATCGTGTTTGTTGGCTTTTAGTGTCTCGACTAAATCTTCCACTGGTAATTTTGAGTTGGTTTGTTTAGAATCGAAAAGGAATTTGTTTTCGAGGATTGAAAAGATATCGTTGGTGAGTTTGTCGATGTCGAAGTGGTTTGATGATGAGTCGCTCATCATTGGTGAATACACTTCGGCCATTGCTGTAAAATGTAACAAAATTTCTAAAGAACAAAAGTttaaacagaaattgaaatttgatttttttgttgATGGGTTTGAAATTTTAAAGGGGGAGATAATGAatgtggtgatgatgatgatgagtttgatgTGGTTTATTTTATAGTGTGGGGAATTCAAAGAAGTGCGTAGCATAGTACTTGGAGTTCATGCGCATTTTAGATGGCTGCCttcatttttttattgttaaccAAAAATATTGACTGTATTCTTTTAAGTGCTGACCACCTTATTGTCGCCACTCGGCAGTCTTGTGTTTTGTTtgttgcaaacttgcattttctaaAATATTCcgtggagattttttttttcactttaccGCTTTCTTAAAAGGTTTAGCTAAAGACTGTCAATCTTGTTTGTCCGAAGTGTAAATTGATTTTCCGAATTTTTACAATCATGTCAATAGTGtttaggattttatttatttatcctGGTGGGAAAAGTTTTGCGCCAAAGTTGCAGATGTTATGATGGTAAAGTTTTGTATAAGGCCAACTTCTATGGTGTTCTAATCTAGCATCTAAATTAGCAGTTATAATACTCATTTAAGTTTTATGGTCATTCCAATCTAACATCTAGATGCGCTGAATTGAACAACGAAAGTAGAAATAAGTTACGCTGAACGGAATACCGTGTTGCGCTGAATGGAACAACGCAACCATTTTAGCCgtcggatcaaaaaataaatcaatttacAACGAAAAGTTGATTCACtctgcgctgaaccattcagcgaaacTATCTCGCTACTAATTGGAATGCGAGAAATACCTGGAAAGAGAAGTAGTGTTAAAGAATATGCAACGCTTTTTGTGTAATCTGCAACGCTTTTTGGCTAATCTAACAGCCAAATCTAACCCATGGGACTTAGTCTAAAGATACATATCATTCATCAGTACTATTTTTTACAATGCGCGTACAACTAAATATAGTATAAACATTAAGGCCAACAAATTATATTTTCATAAAAGAAAATTCGAATACATTATGACCGTAGAAAGATGTTAATAGGGCTGAACAGAAACCGAACCGATAACCGTAACCGCACCGATAACCGCATAACCGAACcgtaaccgcaccgaaccgataATCCAACGGTCGGTGACGGTTTTCATTTTAATAACCGTTAGATCTACGGTTCGGTGTACGGTTTTACCCATAACCGCAAGATAGCCGCACCGAAAAACCGATTAATAGGGACCGTCGATTAGTTTTTATCTTGATTAATCCTAGCCGTCTAGATTAAAGCCTACACCATATATATTtcggaaccctaattttttcagAAGTTTTCATCTCGTTCTCTTCTTCAGTTCTTCTCGGCTCTCGCTGGTCTGAAACCCCAGTCGCCTCCACCACCAGTAGAACCACCACTTTGATCTTTTAAACCACCTCCATCAAGAGCACCACCACCTCCTTGGCTCTATATAGTAAGTAAATAGATCCCCTGTTCTATTTCTCATTCTCGtttcgattgatttgtttgtttttcaatttctagggtttttttttttaattattcttctgttaggacttagagtttctttcttcgaaatggtttgcttgttgttttgtgtttatcatcttttgtcaattcttatttttctgattacagtcatgggttttttattttaggttttggttgagTTGAGGGGAGGAACTCAAGAAGGAGTCTGAAAGCTATTATCATTCAGTTTGAGTTAAGGGAAGGAAGGAGTCTGAATCTCTGATTACAGGTAACTGCTAACTAGTTATCTACTCATGATGAAGGAGTTGTTGGTTAGGTTTTATTTATAGTTTTTGTTAGTAGTCTTGTCCAGTAGGAGAAGAAGTTGAATCTAGCTAGGGTTATATTTAAGATTTTGCATTGGAGTCCAAGAGGAGAGATCAAAGTTGGGTTCATGATTACTGGTTTGATTTTTGTCTCTGTATTCATTTAGTTGCAGAGGGTCGCTTTTGTTTTGTTGATCTTTCTTTTACTAGCTCCATTGTTATTAGTACTAGtagttctgtctttgattgaaactATCTTGCATTTTCAGtatcttttaattttatttcttatatcTGTTGTGATTGAATGCAAGTAAAAGACTAAAGCAACAGCTGTGCAGTTGGAATTTGAGAAAGACCATGGATCTGTAATTTCATTGGATTTAGGAATATGTTTTTAGGATGAACCCAACCTTGATACCAATGGGTGCAGCtttaattagaaattgattcaaaTTATGGTAATCAAGTTAGTTTCATTATCAAGTTCAGAACTAACTTGAttgttttaagaaatatgaatGCTTGTATTAAGAAGTAAGAACTAACTTGTTTACCTTTGGTTGTTTGGCAGGGTAATGATTGGATCAAGTTCAGTTTCATTATCAAGCTGCAAGATGGCAAGTGCATCTCCCTCTCCATCCCCTGCAGCTGGGTCTACTGATGTGACACTGTCAATAACACCTCAAGTTGATGCTACAAATCAAGAAACACAAGCTATAGAGCAGGCTACACAGGACCCTGCACCTGAGGTTGTACCGAAGAAGAAGGGGAAAACTAGATCAAAAGTTTGGAATGACTTTGTAAGGCTCAGTGAAGAACAAGCTCAGTGTAAGCATTGTAAGAAGAAATTGCAAGCACATAGCAGAGGAAATGGCACTTCCAGCATGAAGACACATTTAGGCACATGCCCTCAGAATCCCAACAAGAAGCAGAAGGGTCAGAAGAATTTGATGTTTCCACCTCCAAGATCAGGACAATCATCACAACTGGTTGCTGTAAGTTATGACAAGGATATGTGTAGAAGAAGATTGGCTGAGTTTGTCATCATAGATGAACTTCCATTTAGAATTGTagaaggagaagggtttagaAGATACAGTGAACAGTTGGAGCCTAGATTCAAGGTGCCAAGCAGGATGACAATTTACAGAGATCTTTTAATCATCTACAAAGATgagaaagagaagttgaagaaatacTTCAAGGAAAGTAAACAAAGAGTCTCTCTCACAACTGATACATGGACTTCTCCAAACAACTTCAATTATATGTGTGTCACAGTGCACTTCATTGATATCCATTGGAAGCTTCAAAAGAGCATCATTCTGTTTTGCTTGATCAAGGGTCATACTGGAGTGGATATTGGGAAAATGCTTGAGAAATGTTTGCTGGATTGGGGGCTAGAAGATCTTTTTGGTGTGACTTTGGACAATGTCAGTGCAAATAGTGTGGCAATTGAGTATCTTCAAACAAGTGTCATCAGTTGAACCGGAGCAAAAGTGAGATCTCAGTACATGCAGGTATAATTACTTTTCTTGGCTCTATTCTTTATAATGTACTTGTTGCTTTGTGCTTGTTGTATATGTTTGTGCTTGCAACTGATTCTTTCATTATGTTATTGTTTGATGAACTAGCTAGAAAATAATTCTTTGATGAACTGTCTGTGCTTTTATTGTTTCATTCCTGCCAGGTAAGGTGTGCTGCGCATGTTCTTGCGCTTGTTGTCAAAGATGCTGTGCTGTTGTATCACAAGTCCATTGGAAGGATCAGATCAGTTATCAAGTTTGTTACCGGCTCTCCCTCTAGGTTGGCCAAATTCAAGGAATGTGCTGCTCTCGAGAAGATTGATTGTAAGAAGATGGTTTTCCTAGATGTGAAGACCAGGTGGAATGCTACGTATCTGATGCTTGATGCTGCCATTCCTTATGAAAAAGTCTTTAAGAGGTTAGAAAGAGAAGATAGGAGCTTTCGAgataagtatattttcaaagaatctGAATGTGAAGCTTTGCCTAATACTGATGCTGATATTGTTGTAATTGATAATGAAGAATATTATCATAGTTCATCTAGTGAATCTGAATGTGAAGTAGATGTGTCTAAAAAGAATAAtactaagaaaaagaacaaacctCATCGTCATCATGCTCCATATGCTGCAGACTGGTCATATGCTAGGTGTCTTGTTAAGTGTTTGAAAATCTTCTTTGATGTTACTGTTAGGTTCTCAGCTTCAGTTCAGGTTACTTCACATGAATTTTTTGGCAGTTGGCATTGATACATGAACAGTTGGTTCGTCTTAGAGCTATAGGAAACCGAGATCCTCATATTTCTAAGATGGCAGAAATGATGTTTAAAAAGTACAACGCATATTGGGGGGATTATGAAGATATGAACTCTGTGATGTATTTTGCTAAGTTGCTTGATCCTCGAGAGAAAGAATCTGGTTTGAAATTTGATCTTGAATGTTTGTATGAGCAAGATGATTTTAGGGTTACGACTGTTTTGAAAGCTGTGAAACAAGATATGGGAAAACTTTATGATGAGTACAACAACATGTATTCAAATGCCAATGCAGAGGAAGGTGACATCATTACTTACTGTTGATCATCATTAGTTCATTACTAATAttgcttatttattttttttatcatcattaCTTACTATTGATTGTTCTCATGTCTTAGGTACTGGCTCAACATCTGCTGCTGGTGTTGATGACATGGTTGTTTGTGTGCAAGAAGAGAACATTGAGGATATGCTTGAGTCGAGGAAGAAAATGCGAAGAATGAATGTTCACAATACTCATCCAAAGTCAGAGCTTGAAAGGTATTTGCTTGATGACTGTGAAGCATCTACCAAGGAGTTTGATATTCTAGCAtggtggcaggctaatagtaCCAAGTATAAGGTATTTGCTTAATCAACTCTTTTAATAAATTTCTTAAACTAGCAtggtggcaggctaatagtaCCACGATCTTGGTGATGCTTCATTTTCTTAAACTCTTTTAATAAATTTCTCCATTTGTCAGTACAGATACTTGGTGATCTCAAATTTATTAATAATCTTGTTTCTGCTCTTTTCTTTGGAGGTCTCATTTCATGATCAGACCCACTACTGTCAGCTAAAACCATTTTCTGTTGTGGTTGTTTAAGGTACTATCACTAATGGCAAAGGATATTTTAGCAATACCAGTGTCCTCCGTTGCTTCGGAATCTGCATTCAGTACTGGAAAACGCATTCTTACTCCATGGAGAAGCTCGCTATCTGCCAGGACAGTTGAAGCACTTCTCTGTACGCAAAGCTGGTTGCAGAaacctatctctcttgatttcCTATGTGATTACGTACCTGATGACAATTCCAACATTGAAGATGGTAATGGAATCCCTTCTCTTTTGACCTGAaatttgaatgagtgtatcttctttgcattcttgttgtttttcttcttatctgttagtttctcttatcttatttcttcttgtttttcttgttgcagaaattttgGGGAAGGATGAAGATTAAGGAGATTGGCTTGAGAGATGGATGGACTGCAGTCTTTTAGCTTTGGTTaacttgagaaatgaagatcaaatggatgACTGCAGTCTTTTTATGTTATTGGCAACATCGTTTTCTTTTAACTTTCGTTTCATCAGACTTTGGTTATCTTTTAAAATTAAGACTTTGgctaacttgtttgtgaacttcaacTTTGGTTATCTGTAgactaaacttgtttgtgaacttcaacTTTGGTTATCTGTAGACTAAAGAGTAAACCTATACAGGTGCAGGGTATAGGtgaaaaccgaaccgaaccgaaccgtaaccgaacAGTATCGGTGCGGTTAAAAACCGAACCGAATACTGAACAATTCGGCTACGGTTTCAATTGTGATAACCGCACCGAACACGGTTAGTTGAACGGTTTTACctataaccgcaccgaaccgaaccGTGTGCAGCACTAGATGTTAACGTATTTTGAACTCAACCCGTGAATATCAATATCTAATAATTTTACTATAATTTGGGAAAATAATTGTTGTTTGATTAGAATGTCAACGGTTTATTTTGTTGATGATATTGTTAAAATTAACATGCGTGAACTACATGATGTAAACAAAATCTCTCGGAAATCTGTTTGGCTTTTGTTAATGGAAaaactttttctttattttgttagtGTTTGGTTGGTTGTTGGGTCTAAAAATGGAAAAGGAAAGAAACAAGAAAAGAGAGAATAggagataaaagaaaaaagatgagATGGAAATGTGTTTAGTATTTTGCCGTTACTTGTTGTTGGATAATGTTTGAAATTAGTTTTCTAATCAAGGATTATTCTAATCAAGTTCACTAGAAAGAGATAATGTATTTAaaaagtttgtttttgttttagtaGTTCGACTTTAGTTTCAattcaaatttgatgttttaaacattttaggATTCTAATAAAACCACTTTTTTTAGTTCAGAGACAAGAAGCATGCCTGCAACAACGTTTCATTTTCCCGTTTTGACGGTTGAGACTTGAGAATACCACTTTTTGCTTATTCAAACCCAAGTTAATGATATCTACTAATTATTATCTTATTAGCTTCTTGAGTGGGAAATCAGAATAGTATTGATGGTGCGatggtgatgataatgatgatcatGATCTCATATCTATTAACTAATAACTGGTTGTACATCGTCCACGAGTTATATGTACTAATTATCTCCCATTTCGCATGTTTTTGAACAAGATGTAAAAGAAgttttcaaaaatcaaaaacaaagattttttACTTCATGaaaagaatttttcttttttggttattAATTGTAAAATTTGGTTTCCGAGCTCTTTTTGACTTCTTCCGTTCCATGACCTAGCTATCCCAAGCATTGTTACTAAAGCACCCGAGAGTCGTCCATGGAAGTCTGAAGTTCCATTAGTAATTAAAAGCATCCATATTTAAGTTGCATAATTACACCGGAGGAAAAGATGACATCCTTCACCTTTATTACACAGTTGAGTTAATTTCTGGTAGAATAACAGCTACTCATT
This is a stretch of genomic DNA from Papaver somniferum cultivar HN1 chromosome 1, ASM357369v1, whole genome shotgun sequence. It encodes these proteins:
- the LOC113312529 gene encoding patatin-like protein 7 → MAEVYSPMMSDSSSNHFDIDKLTNDIFSILENKFLFDSKQTNSKLPVEDLVETLKANKHDVGKVRVLSIDGVGSTDGILAAKSLCHLESKLMSITKNSDARVADYFDVASGSGIGGILIALLFTRGKDGRPLLKATEALQFLVKNRKRFNNTGSTSSGMFGKMFRSSAKMEKIFRQIFGECTLKDTLKPVLIPCFDLKTRATFLFSRADGLENDNYDFKMREICVATSSDLTVNGGFEMKSVDKKTKILAVDGGLAMNNPTAAAITHVLNNKQEFPYCDSVEDLLVVSLGNGESDAGDRNLTISSAGFLKIAGEGASDTVDQAVSMAFGEYRTENYVRIQGNTGMTSPQRAPVRKNPNTVSMDGRKLLEVSEAMLKQKNVESVLFRGKKLVATTNLEKLDEFAGLLVKEHERRKSSIFATVMFKHVSPRSSSATVSTDFSW
- the LOC113335421 gene encoding uncharacterized protein LOC113335421, yielding MQVRCAAHVLALVVKDAVLLYHKSIGRIRSVIKFVTGSPSRLAKFKECAALEKIDCKKMVFLDVKTRWNATYLMLDAAIPYEKVFKRLEREDRSFRDKYIFKESECEALPNTDADIVVIDNEEYYHSSSSESECEVDVSKKNNTKKKNKPHRHHAPYAADWSYARCLVKCLKIFFDVTVRFSASVQVTSHEFFGSWH